One window of Drosophila busckii strain San Diego stock center, stock number 13000-0081.31 chromosome 3L, ASM1175060v1, whole genome shotgun sequence genomic DNA carries:
- the LOC108600472 gene encoding pneumococcal serine-rich repeat protein isoform X4, whose protein sequence is MSASSEGGGGGTVGGSTATTTAPAHSTVAAKITHVKADGGISISGTPIISGGTIKVSTTGNPVQSSLSGTPISLNTGQATTAASIRAIGAGGQSTQVRVVMPMIKQLENVTATGRTQITAIPAAPARNVSNASITVTRPVTQATYLPRASVTATQMSGVAVTTAQRLVTPLRATSSASVTPATPTGLSSSFVRTSQPSTVISAANSGAAAAWMHSPNGQVQLIRAIHQPRQRIITTSAGASIVTTATPIQTPSALSVTAAQPLPPQSAGPGSGAQAYVATVLPPRHQATLVYSSNAPHNNPNAGQQFNPRFAVTTPLGSTVNAAGGTATTPGGTTVTPRQVRPISLGKSFPGAKINSTSISIRAPSLPQLSASIAPPTPVVSVSGGVTVAGRAAGGAVGSVSSVPPVALSTTNLSTTRIIQLQQPATGGTQQICSAARLSGNVMLQPFLMSTSAAAKMGIRPPVTMTAKVQPSLTITQLNPIGKLSTGGVSGAPNMTPQGVASIQAVPSTVSQSSVVTSGSSGAAGGATVLPLTIGGRAGTASNILTGTLTPIKNASGITVGKMMMTQSAGADSTGPNSMSHGGTPTNVYIQQRSGTGGVSVSATPTTVVTSTASGASFLPHGSSAIYYESMPASSTGVLSLTTTTVTQSTHTHAQSHAQAQLVSTAGTSLSVSSLPFASHAQSGVSSGSTATFTVLPSTTAAGGRTIGHQQLIIPASGTHAGASPAQHMVIPLHTSVKVTTGVAPTTTGGGATVSALPMPVSVTVPVPVTANTLVSNFMRKRDAEGSPIRGVKNLAPTLLSMSSNSNSSASTSSSNITAVNLGSGSSFNLQPVTVATVTAAAVSVAPPVSVSSTVSSALTVEALAKKERERVNSAVAAALGASSTSTASVSTTAGSIISTRNVRAESPASSDGSTTVSANSSPGVEQQIQDSNMNRLCDEAVAAGTPAARENATHFNPINELYSTHQGNLGTTVTLSTRGSAFVDVTLGQSTTPAVSLTTNQLQQSRMNGNSSGSTASYDSSARKKPRRSTNDSQQSNLSQASTTLALPPPTSSLEANTSYVPQQSQPTLNNGALLLTAATAPTTNASETNNHRLAASGAAPANKENANPVDFVLRRPRNCALLNTYKPTHKLANNHFYRYTDIKPRDERRATVIDLANQPNVQGKISGWKLYHLRSQMEDLSDSESVNLSQLESMLKKFEKDKDKTSEIERMSELLKGNLQRSKIITDGINEAQNQLMKIFEHKPHVSDIINRLQSKRNFKKREKL, encoded by the exons ATGAGTGCATCCAGTGAGGGTGGTGGAGGCGGAACGGTGGGTGGAAGTACAGCTACGACAACGGCCCCAG CACACTCCACGGTGGCAGCCAAGATAACGCACGTTAAGGCGGATGGCGGAATCTCCATCAGTGGAACGCCCATTATCAGTGGCGGGACCATCAAAGTCTCTACCACCGGCAATCCTGTGCAGAGCTCACTTAGCGGTACTCCAATTTCCCTTAACACCGGGCAGGCCACAACGGCAGCATCCATACGTGCCATTGGTGCCGGCGGCCAGTCCACCCAAGTGCGCGTTGTCATGCCCATGATCAAGCAGCTGGAGAATGTGACGGCCACCGGACGAACACAGATCACAGCCATACCAGCGGCACCAGCACGCAACGTCTCCAATGCCTCCATTACGGTAACACGTCCAGTGACGCAAGCCACCTATTTGCCACGCGCCAGCGTCACAGCCACACAGATGAGCGGTGTGGCTGTTACAACCGCCCAACGTTTAGTTACACCACTGCGTGCTACATCTTCTGCCAGCGTAACGCCTGCCACGCCAACTGGTCTCAGCAGCAGTTTTGTGCGCACTTCACAGCCCTCCACGGTTATCTCAGCGGCCAACAGCGGTGCCGCGGCTGCTTGGATGCATAGTCCCAATGGACAAGTGCAGCTCATACGCGCCATACATCAGCCCAGGCAACGCATCATAACCACCTCTGCCGGCGCTAGCATTGTGACCACAGCTACACCAATACAGACGCCATCAG CGCTTTCCGTTACCGCCGCCCAACCGTTGCCACCGCAGTCAGCGGGGCCAGGTTCAGGAGCGCAAGCTTATGTTGCTACAGTGCTTCCGCCCCGTCATCAGGCCACACTTGTATACAGCTCAAACGCACCACACAACAATCCCAATGCTGGTCAGCAGTTTAATCCACGTTTTGCTGTAACCACGCCGTTGGGCAGCACAGTAAACGCCGCAGGCGGCACGGCGACCACTCCAGGCGGCACTACCGTGACGCCTCGGCAGGTGCGTCCCATATCGCTGGGCAAAAGCTTTCCGGGCGCTAAGATCAACTCCACCAGCATTAGCATACGAGCGCCGAGCTTACCACAGCTAAGCGCCAGCATAGCACCACCCACCCCCGTCGTTAGTGTGTCCGGCGGCGTTACAGTAGCAGGGCGTGCTGCAGGTGGTGCAGTAGGATCTGTTTCCAGCGTGCCGCCTGTGGCGTTAAGTACCACCAATCTGTCCACCACGAGAATTatacaactgcagcagccagccacGGGCGGCACACAGCAGATCTGTTCTGCAGCACGCCTCTCAGGCAATGTGATGTTACAACCTTTTCTCATGAGCACCAGCGCTGCAGCAAAGATGG GCATACGACCTCCTGTGACCATGACAGCAAAGGTGCAGCCTTCTTTGACAATCACACAGCTTAATCCCATTGGCAAGCTATCCACCGGTGGAGTGAGTGGTGCACCAAACATGACGCCGCAAGGCGTGGCCAGCATACAGGCTGTTCCCAGCACAGTATCCCAATCAAGTGTTGTGACtagtggcagcagcggcgcagcGGGCGGCGCAACAGTACTGCCCTTGACTATAGGTGGTCGTGCCGGCACCGCAAGTAACATCTTGACGGGAACATTGACGCCCATTAAGAATGCAAGTGGAATAACTGTTGGAAAAATGATGATGACGCAGTCAGCGGGTGCAGATTCAACTGGACCCAACAGCATGTCGCATGGTGGCACTCCCACCAATGTGTATATACAGCAGCGCAGCGGTACTGGCGGCGTTAGCGTCAGCGCAACACCAACAACCGTGGTCACATCAACAGCATCAGGTGCCTCCTTTTTGCCACATGGCAGCTCAGCCATTTACTACGAGTCCATGCCAGCCTCCTCAACGGGGGTGCTGTCACTAACGACCACAACCGTGACACAGagcacgcatacacatgccCAATCGCATGCCCAAGCTCAGCTGGTGAGCACCGCCGGCACCAGTTTGTCCGTCTCCTCGCTACCCTTTGCTAGCCATGCTCAGAGTGGAGTCAGTAGTGGTTCCACGGCCACATTTACGGTGCTACCCTCAACAACGGCAGCAGGTGGTCGCACCATTGGACACCAGCAGCTCATCATACCAGCCAGCGGTACTCATGCGGGTGCTTCCCCAGCTCAACATATGGTTATACCACTGCATACATCTGTCAAGGTCACCACAGGTGTGGCACCTACCACGACCGGTGGCGGCGCTACAGTTAGCGCGCTACCCATGCCCGTGTCAGTGACGGTTCCTGTGCCTGTCACCGCGAACACCTTGGTATCCAACTTTATGCGCAAACGTGATGCCGAAGGTTCACCCATACGTGGTGTCAAAAATCTAGCGCCCACGCTGCTCTCTAtgagcagcaatagcaactcGTCAGCctctaccagcagcagcaatataacAGCTGTGAATTTAGGCAGCGGCTCCTCCTTTAACTTACAGCCCGTCACAGTGGCAACAgttacagctgcagcagtatCAGTTGCGCCTCCAGTCAGCGTCAGCAGTACTGTGAGCTCAGCGCTGACTGTGGAGGCGTTGGCAAAAAAGGAACGCGAACGCGTAAACTCTGCAGTCGCGGCTGCTCTTGGTGCCTCCTCGACTTCTACAGCATCAGTATCCACGACGGCGGGAAGCATTATAAGTACACGTAACGTGCGCGCTGAGTCGCCAGCCTCGTCGGATGGCTCCACCACAGTGTCGGCAAACTCTTCGCCAGGTGTGGAGCAGCAGATACAGGACAGCAATATGAATCGTTTGTGTGATGAGGCGGTAGCAGCAGGAACACCTGCAGCGAGAGAGAATGCCACGCATTTTAATCCTATCAATGAG TTGTATTCAACGCATCAAGGCAATCTAGGGACAACAGTCACGTTGAGCACACGTGGCAGTGCCTTTGTGGACGTGACTCTGGGGCAATCAACAACGCCTGCAGTTAGCTTGACTACGAATCAATTACAACAATCGCGCATGAATGGCAACAGCAGTGGTAGTACCGCCAGCTATGATAGCTCGGCACGCAAGAAACCACGACGCTCCAC CAATGACAGTCAGCAGTCGAATCTAAGTCAAGCTTCAACAACACTGGCGCTGCCACCGCCCACAAGCAGTCTGGAGGCAAATACTAGCTACGTGCCACAGCAATCGCAACCAACGCTGAACAATGGTGCTTTGCTGcttacagcagcaactgctccCACGACCAACGCTAGCGAAACTAATAATCATCGCTTGGCTGCCAGCGGAGCAGCGCCTGCCAACAAGGAGAATGCCAATCCTGTGGACTTTGTCTTGCGACGTCCGCGCAACTGCGCGCTGCTCAAT ACCTATAAGCCCACGCATAAACTGGCCAACAATCATTTTTATCGTTACACTGACATTAAGCCGCGTGACGAGCGACGTGCCACAGTCATTGATCTGGCTAATCAGCCCAATGTCCAGGGTAAGATCAGCGGCTGGAAGCTTTATCATTTGCGGTCACAAATGGAAGACTTG AGCGATTCGGAATCCGTCAATCTAAGCCAGCTGGAGTCTATGCTGAAGAAATTTGAAAAGGACAAGGACAAGACCAGCGAAATTGAGCGCATGAGCGAGCTTCTGAAG GGCAACTTACAACGGAGCAAAATTATCACCGATGGTATCAACGAGGCGCAGAACCAATTGATGAAGATATTTGAGCATAAGCCGCACGTCTCTGACATTATCAATCGATTGCAATCGAAGCGTAATTTTAAGAAACGTGAGAAATTATAA
- the LOC108600472 gene encoding pneumococcal serine-rich repeat protein isoform X3: protein MVSHTYPHVQIRGALNRYSLAPHLHSAAHSTVAAKITHVKADGGISISGTPIISGGTIKVSTTGNPVQSSLSGTPISLNTGQATTAASIRAIGAGGQSTQVRVVMPMIKQLENVTATGRTQITAIPAAPARNVSNASITVTRPVTQATYLPRASVTATQMSGVAVTTAQRLVTPLRATSSASVTPATPTGLSSSFVRTSQPSTVISAANSGAAAAWMHSPNGQVQLIRAIHQPRQRIITTSAGASIVTTATPIQTPSALSVTAAQPLPPQSAGPGSGAQAYVATVLPPRHQATLVYSSNAPHNNPNAGQQFNPRFAVTTPLGSTVNAAGGTATTPGGTTVTPRQVRPISLGKSFPGAKINSTSISIRAPSLPQLSASIAPPTPVVSVSGGVTVAGRAAGGAVGSVSSVPPVALSTTNLSTTRIIQLQQPATGGTQQICSAARLSGNVMLQPFLMSTSAAAKMGIRPPVTMTAKVQPSLTITQLNPIGKLSTGGVSGAPNMTPQGVASIQAVPSTVSQSSVVTSGSSGAAGGATVLPLTIGGRAGTASNILTGTLTPIKNASGITVGKMMMTQSAGADSTGPNSMSHGGTPTNVYIQQRSGTGGVSVSATPTTVVTSTASGASFLPHGSSAIYYESMPASSTGVLSLTTTTVTQSTHTHAQSHAQAQLVSTAGTSLSVSSLPFASHAQSGVSSGSTATFTVLPSTTAAGGRTIGHQQLIIPASGTHAGASPAQHMVIPLHTSVKVTTGVAPTTTGGGATVSALPMPVSVTVPVPVTANTLVSNFMRKRDAEGSPIRGVKNLAPTLLSMSSNSNSSASTSSSNITAVNLGSGSSFNLQPVTVATVTAAAVSVAPPVSVSSTVSSALTVEALAKKERERVNSAVAAALGASSTSTASVSTTAGSIISTRNVRAESPASSDGSTTVSANSSPGVEQQIQDSNMNRLCDEAVAAGTPAARENATHFNPINELYSTHQGNLGTTVTLSTRGSAFVDVTLGQSTTPAVSLTTNQLQQSRMNGNSSGSTASYDSSARKKPRRSTNDSQQSNLSQASTTLALPPPTSSLEANTSYVPQQSQPTLNNGALLLTAATAPTTNASETNNHRLAASGAAPANKENANPVDFVLRRPRNCALLNTYKPTHKLANNHFYRYTDIKPRDERRATVIDLANQPNVQGKISGWKLYHLRSQMEDLSDSESVNLSQLESMLKKFEKDKDKTSEIERMSELLKGNLQRSKIITDGINEAQNQLMKIFEHKPHVSDIINRLQSKRNFKKREKL from the exons atGGTATCACACACATATCCGCACGTGCAAATACGTGGCGCTCTAAACCGTTATTCATTAGCCCCCCATTTGCACTCCGCAGCACACTCCACGGTGGCAGCCAAGATAACGCACGTTAAGGCGGATGGCGGAATCTCCATCAGTGGAACGCCCATTATCAGTGGCGGGACCATCAAAGTCTCTACCACCGGCAATCCTGTGCAGAGCTCACTTAGCGGTACTCCAATTTCCCTTAACACCGGGCAGGCCACAACGGCAGCATCCATACGTGCCATTGGTGCCGGCGGCCAGTCCACCCAAGTGCGCGTTGTCATGCCCATGATCAAGCAGCTGGAGAATGTGACGGCCACCGGACGAACACAGATCACAGCCATACCAGCGGCACCAGCACGCAACGTCTCCAATGCCTCCATTACGGTAACACGTCCAGTGACGCAAGCCACCTATTTGCCACGCGCCAGCGTCACAGCCACACAGATGAGCGGTGTGGCTGTTACAACCGCCCAACGTTTAGTTACACCACTGCGTGCTACATCTTCTGCCAGCGTAACGCCTGCCACGCCAACTGGTCTCAGCAGCAGTTTTGTGCGCACTTCACAGCCCTCCACGGTTATCTCAGCGGCCAACAGCGGTGCCGCGGCTGCTTGGATGCATAGTCCCAATGGACAAGTGCAGCTCATACGCGCCATACATCAGCCCAGGCAACGCATCATAACCACCTCTGCCGGCGCTAGCATTGTGACCACAGCTACACCAATACAGACGCCATCAG CGCTTTCCGTTACCGCCGCCCAACCGTTGCCACCGCAGTCAGCGGGGCCAGGTTCAGGAGCGCAAGCTTATGTTGCTACAGTGCTTCCGCCCCGTCATCAGGCCACACTTGTATACAGCTCAAACGCACCACACAACAATCCCAATGCTGGTCAGCAGTTTAATCCACGTTTTGCTGTAACCACGCCGTTGGGCAGCACAGTAAACGCCGCAGGCGGCACGGCGACCACTCCAGGCGGCACTACCGTGACGCCTCGGCAGGTGCGTCCCATATCGCTGGGCAAAAGCTTTCCGGGCGCTAAGATCAACTCCACCAGCATTAGCATACGAGCGCCGAGCTTACCACAGCTAAGCGCCAGCATAGCACCACCCACCCCCGTCGTTAGTGTGTCCGGCGGCGTTACAGTAGCAGGGCGTGCTGCAGGTGGTGCAGTAGGATCTGTTTCCAGCGTGCCGCCTGTGGCGTTAAGTACCACCAATCTGTCCACCACGAGAATTatacaactgcagcagccagccacGGGCGGCACACAGCAGATCTGTTCTGCAGCACGCCTCTCAGGCAATGTGATGTTACAACCTTTTCTCATGAGCACCAGCGCTGCAGCAAAGATGG GCATACGACCTCCTGTGACCATGACAGCAAAGGTGCAGCCTTCTTTGACAATCACACAGCTTAATCCCATTGGCAAGCTATCCACCGGTGGAGTGAGTGGTGCACCAAACATGACGCCGCAAGGCGTGGCCAGCATACAGGCTGTTCCCAGCACAGTATCCCAATCAAGTGTTGTGACtagtggcagcagcggcgcagcGGGCGGCGCAACAGTACTGCCCTTGACTATAGGTGGTCGTGCCGGCACCGCAAGTAACATCTTGACGGGAACATTGACGCCCATTAAGAATGCAAGTGGAATAACTGTTGGAAAAATGATGATGACGCAGTCAGCGGGTGCAGATTCAACTGGACCCAACAGCATGTCGCATGGTGGCACTCCCACCAATGTGTATATACAGCAGCGCAGCGGTACTGGCGGCGTTAGCGTCAGCGCAACACCAACAACCGTGGTCACATCAACAGCATCAGGTGCCTCCTTTTTGCCACATGGCAGCTCAGCCATTTACTACGAGTCCATGCCAGCCTCCTCAACGGGGGTGCTGTCACTAACGACCACAACCGTGACACAGagcacgcatacacatgccCAATCGCATGCCCAAGCTCAGCTGGTGAGCACCGCCGGCACCAGTTTGTCCGTCTCCTCGCTACCCTTTGCTAGCCATGCTCAGAGTGGAGTCAGTAGTGGTTCCACGGCCACATTTACGGTGCTACCCTCAACAACGGCAGCAGGTGGTCGCACCATTGGACACCAGCAGCTCATCATACCAGCCAGCGGTACTCATGCGGGTGCTTCCCCAGCTCAACATATGGTTATACCACTGCATACATCTGTCAAGGTCACCACAGGTGTGGCACCTACCACGACCGGTGGCGGCGCTACAGTTAGCGCGCTACCCATGCCCGTGTCAGTGACGGTTCCTGTGCCTGTCACCGCGAACACCTTGGTATCCAACTTTATGCGCAAACGTGATGCCGAAGGTTCACCCATACGTGGTGTCAAAAATCTAGCGCCCACGCTGCTCTCTAtgagcagcaatagcaactcGTCAGCctctaccagcagcagcaatataacAGCTGTGAATTTAGGCAGCGGCTCCTCCTTTAACTTACAGCCCGTCACAGTGGCAACAgttacagctgcagcagtatCAGTTGCGCCTCCAGTCAGCGTCAGCAGTACTGTGAGCTCAGCGCTGACTGTGGAGGCGTTGGCAAAAAAGGAACGCGAACGCGTAAACTCTGCAGTCGCGGCTGCTCTTGGTGCCTCCTCGACTTCTACAGCATCAGTATCCACGACGGCGGGAAGCATTATAAGTACACGTAACGTGCGCGCTGAGTCGCCAGCCTCGTCGGATGGCTCCACCACAGTGTCGGCAAACTCTTCGCCAGGTGTGGAGCAGCAGATACAGGACAGCAATATGAATCGTTTGTGTGATGAGGCGGTAGCAGCAGGAACACCTGCAGCGAGAGAGAATGCCACGCATTTTAATCCTATCAATGAG TTGTATTCAACGCATCAAGGCAATCTAGGGACAACAGTCACGTTGAGCACACGTGGCAGTGCCTTTGTGGACGTGACTCTGGGGCAATCAACAACGCCTGCAGTTAGCTTGACTACGAATCAATTACAACAATCGCGCATGAATGGCAACAGCAGTGGTAGTACCGCCAGCTATGATAGCTCGGCACGCAAGAAACCACGACGCTCCAC CAATGACAGTCAGCAGTCGAATCTAAGTCAAGCTTCAACAACACTGGCGCTGCCACCGCCCACAAGCAGTCTGGAGGCAAATACTAGCTACGTGCCACAGCAATCGCAACCAACGCTGAACAATGGTGCTTTGCTGcttacagcagcaactgctccCACGACCAACGCTAGCGAAACTAATAATCATCGCTTGGCTGCCAGCGGAGCAGCGCCTGCCAACAAGGAGAATGCCAATCCTGTGGACTTTGTCTTGCGACGTCCGCGCAACTGCGCGCTGCTCAAT ACCTATAAGCCCACGCATAAACTGGCCAACAATCATTTTTATCGTTACACTGACATTAAGCCGCGTGACGAGCGACGTGCCACAGTCATTGATCTGGCTAATCAGCCCAATGTCCAGGGTAAGATCAGCGGCTGGAAGCTTTATCATTTGCGGTCACAAATGGAAGACTTG AGCGATTCGGAATCCGTCAATCTAAGCCAGCTGGAGTCTATGCTGAAGAAATTTGAAAAGGACAAGGACAAGACCAGCGAAATTGAGCGCATGAGCGAGCTTCTGAAG GGCAACTTACAACGGAGCAAAATTATCACCGATGGTATCAACGAGGCGCAGAACCAATTGATGAAGATATTTGAGCATAAGCCGCACGTCTCTGACATTATCAATCGATTGCAATCGAAGCGTAATTTTAAGAAACGTGAGAAATTATAA